AAATATGAGCCGATCGCTCCGAGTGCGGATATGTATCACCCGAGAAGTTTCCAATCCGAATGTTGAATGAGGACAGGTCATATTTGTCAACGTAATAACGTCCCAGCAGTTCAATATAACATTTGCTAAGTCCATAGAAGCTGTCCGGCCGGTACGGGTCATCCACTTCAATATCTTCACCTGTAGGATAGAAGCCTGTTGCATGATTGGAACTTGCGAAGATCACCCGCTGAACACCATTCAACCGTGCTGCTTCATACACATTGTAGGCTCCAGTTACGTTGATCGGCAGAACTTTGCCTAGAAAATCTTCCTTATCCTTGGCCCAGGCAATGTGCAGAACGGTGTGAACCCCCTGCATTAGTTCCATCAGGCGTTCCCCATCTGTCACATCCATGGCTACAATGCCAGCTTCCTCGTCTTCACGCAGATCCGCTGCAATGATGTCATACGTACCCTTGGCTCTCAGCCCCTCCAGCAGACTGCGACCAATGACTCCAGCAGCTCCCGTAATTAACAGTTTTCGCTTCAGTTCACTCATGAATCCAGCTCCCTTCGCTCAAATTGGCTATCTATCCTCTATAGAACAGTATTAACCGATCAGGCGAAGGAATTACCGGATTTTACAATACAACCTATATAAGTTGAACTAGCCATTTACACGAGAACGTAGAGGACAGAAAGAACCTGAAGAAGCGGAACGTTCGCCTAAAAGCTTTCTGAAAGAAAGCTGCATCGGAAGCATACGCTTATCCCAAAATTTTCACCTTTATAAAAGTGAATTTAAAAATCTGGGGATAACAGTGATCGGAAGGTTGTTCTTTCATCGAAGTGGTTAGTGTAAATATTCTTTAGTTCAACTATCCGATCCAATATCGCAAAATCATCATAGCTACAATACCGACCAATACGGTTCCCAGCAGACTGCGCGTCCAGATCGCTACTGCAATCGTAGGCAGGGATGCCCACAGAGCTGCATTATGCGTAATCGGCACTAACTGGTTGCCTGACATGAACAGTTCCTGACCAATCAGCGCTGCCATAACCGCTACGGGTACATACTCCAGCCAGCGTAACAACCACATTGGAATCTGTATCTTGCTGAACAGCATCAGTGGCAGTACACGCGGGATAAATGTTAACAGTGCCGAACCCATAATAATCCAGAATACATCCCATCTTACTTCCATCGTTCCATGAACACTCCCATCGTTGCCGCAATGACCGCAGCCACAATGACACTCATGCTGCCAAGTGAAGCCATGCTGGCGAAGATTACACAGACCACGGCGATAATAGCCACATTAATGTGTATTTTTTTGTTTTTGCGATGCACCAACTGGAGTACAACCAGTCCAATAAACATTGCTGGCAGGGCATAATCCAGACCCAGTCGTTCCGGGTTAGTGATCCAGCGTCCAAAGTACGCTCCCGCCATATTAGCCACGAACCAGTTCAGATATGCGGTAATATTCAGACCGTGCATCCAGCGTTCACTAAGCCTTTCCCTACCAATCGCACGTGTCATCGCCACGCCGAAAGACTCATCGGTAAGCAGTGAACCAATCCACATATTTTTAAGCGGGTTCAGATGCCGAAAATACGGTGATACAGCTGCACTGAGCAGCAAATGACGAAGATTCACAAAAAATATGGTGAACATGATGGCTACTGCTGATCCATTCGATGCAAGCATGCCTGCTGCAATGAACTGAGCCGATCCTGCATATAAAATCAGGCTGAGCAGTGCCGTTTCCGCCAGACTCAGACCTGCGGTCATTTCAATGACACCCGCCGCAAAGCCAATACTTAAATAACCAAGCAGGGTTGGGATACAATCTTTGACCCCTTGCATGAATGTAGCTTGATCCTGGACCTCTTCCATGTTCTCCTGTCCAGATATCTGTAGTGTACTTTGGTCCAACTGCCGTACAACCCCTCTCCAATTTCGGTCCCCATAAACCGATATATATGGATGTAGATCCATCCAGGTCCATTCTTCATGAAAACAACTTCTTTGTGTATTCAACATGACCAGTTACATGCCTTATGGATTTCACATTTTGCAAAATTCACTTCACATTAATTCAGAAATATACCACAAGATGTGCACTAAGGGAGAGACAGATTAATTTTTATAGAACAGATGTAATCCTAAATACCTATAAAATCAAAAAATATTTTCACAAAACGCATAAATTATGTTGAATAAACGCGAAATTTGTCATACGATAGCACCAGAAACTTCTGGAAAGGATGGAATGAAATATCTTTTACCAGTTGGGCTTGTCCACTAGATATGGGGATGGGTTACACAGAGGGGGAATGTGTATGAAAAAAATTCGTAAACAAGGGATCAAAAGAACAATGCAGATGAGAGAGAAACTAATTTTGTCATTTGCCATTGTATTGCTCATTCCAACCATTAGTCTGGGCATTATCTCGTTCCAAACAGCTGATGCCAAGGTTGAAGAGAAAATGTATGAGAACGCGATCAGCAGTGTTACTGTGCTCAACCAGACCATTGACCAGATCATTGGTGCAACACGCAAAAATGTTGATTTCCTTGCAAGTCAGCTGGATGCAGGCAATGTCGGACCCAATCAGGGTGACGAAACAGATACCATCCGTACCTTGCTCGACGCTTATAAGGAAACGCATGATGACGTGGAACTTGCCTCCCTCGGTACCGATCAGGGCGTGTATATTAACTCCCCTGTAACTGCGGTGAACAAAGAAGGATATGACCCGCGCGAACGCCCGTGGTATCAGGCTGCTACGCAGAACAAAGATGTCCCTACCGTAATCACCCCCTACTTATCAAGCAATACCGGCAATGTTGTTGCTTCGGTAGCTCAGACCTCAGCGGATGGCCATGGTGTCGTCTCTGTCAGCCTGTCGCTTGAAGCCCTCTCGAAGACGGTTAACTCCACGAAGATTGGCGAGAAGGGTTATATCTATATCATTGATAATGCCAATAAAATCATTGTACATCCTACCGAAAAACCGGGGACCGAAGGAACCATGGCACCCTATAAAGATATTTTCGCACAGAAAAACGGAAGTCTGACCTATACACTAAATGGAAACCAGGAACACGCCTTTTTCTCCACCAATGAAACGACGGGCTGGACCGTGGTTGGTGTCATCGACAGTGGGGAAGTGACGGCATCTGTCCGTCCGATTTTATACACCACACTTATTGTTGTAGCGATTGCAATTGCGGTAAGCTCCATCATTATTTTCTGGATTGTGCAATCAATCACCAAACCACTGAACCGCTTGGTGAAGGCATCTGACGAAATTAGTAATGGTAATCTGACCATCGAAGTTGCTGTATTGGGACAGGATGAATTCGGCAAGCTGAGCACCAGCTTCAATAAGATGAGCGAATCCCTGCGAACCGTTATTCAGGACGTGCGACACACGGCTGACGAGTTAACCGCCTCATCCACACAATTGGCAGTCAACTCATCGGAGACAACCAAAGCAACAGAGCAAGTCGCCCTGATCACGGAAGAATCCGCAGCTGGACTTGAGAAACAAGCAAGTAACCTGAAACATACGGCACTACAGATGAATGAACTTGCTGAAGGTGTGGGACAGGTAACGAACAGCACACAGCAAGTATCCGAAGCTGCCATGCAAGCAAGTGAGCTCGCAGATAAAGGGAATGCGACCATGCAAACGGCCGTATCCGAGATGAGTTCCGTCAGTCGCTTTGTGCAAGGTATGGCAGACACCGCTGGACGACTTG
The nucleotide sequence above comes from Paenibacillus sp. W2I17. Encoded proteins:
- a CDS encoding AzlC family ABC transporter permease, giving the protein MEEVQDQATFMQGVKDCIPTLLGYLSIGFAAGVIEMTAGLSLAETALLSLILYAGSAQFIAAGMLASNGSAVAIMFTIFFVNLRHLLLSAAVSPYFRHLNPLKNMWIGSLLTDESFGVAMTRAIGRERLSERWMHGLNITAYLNWFVANMAGAYFGRWITNPERLGLDYALPAMFIGLVVLQLVHRKNKKIHINVAIIAVVCVIFASMASLGSMSVIVAAVIAATMGVFMERWK
- a CDS encoding AzlD domain-containing protein, whose translation is MEVRWDVFWIIMGSALLTFIPRVLPLMLFSKIQIPMWLLRWLEYVPVAVMAALIGQELFMSGNQLVPITHNAALWASLPTIAVAIWTRSLLGTVLVGIVAMMILRYWIG
- a CDS encoding NAD(P)-dependent oxidoreductase; translation: MKRKLLITGAAGVIGRSLLEGLRAKGTYDIIAADLREDEEAGIVAMDVTDGERLMELMQGVHTVLHIAWAKDKEDFLGKVLPINVTGAYNVYEAARLNGVQRVIFASSNHATGFYPTGEDIEVDDPYRPDSFYGLSKCYIELLGRYYVDKYDLSSFNIRIGNFSGDTYPHSERSAHIWISPRDMVQLAECCIEADSDMKYLNLYGTSANTDNYYDIGYLAQKIGYRPQDDAAELWEEAKLRGIPDKQDETAYQGGGHVEKEPKDS
- a CDS encoding methyl-accepting chemotaxis protein, whose product is MKKIRKQGIKRTMQMREKLILSFAIVLLIPTISLGIISFQTADAKVEEKMYENAISSVTVLNQTIDQIIGATRKNVDFLASQLDAGNVGPNQGDETDTIRTLLDAYKETHDDVELASLGTDQGVYINSPVTAVNKEGYDPRERPWYQAATQNKDVPTVITPYLSSNTGNVVASVAQTSADGHGVVSVSLSLEALSKTVNSTKIGEKGYIYIIDNANKIIVHPTEKPGTEGTMAPYKDIFAQKNGSLTYTLNGNQEHAFFSTNETTGWTVVGVIDSGEVTASVRPILYTTLIVVAIAIAVSSIIIFWIVQSITKPLNRLVKASDEISNGNLTIEVAVLGQDEFGKLSTSFNKMSESLRTVIQDVRHTADELTASSTQLAVNSSETTKATEQVALITEESAAGLEKQASNLKHTALQMNELAEGVGQVTNSTQQVSEAAMQASELADKGNATMQTAVSEMSSVSRFVQGMADTAGRLEQHSTSIGEMVSVITDIAAQTNLLALNASIEAARAGEHGRGFSVVASEVRKLAEQSSLSGQKIVEMVGAIQQEISMANHSVQIGQQDVSNGIRAVQFADEAFAQISEAVGVVNHQLENIAAASQQMSASTAEVVQSIDQIHAISETNADGTENISAATEEQVASMQEISSSADSLAHLAHKLQKLVEQFKL